The DNA window TTATGCTGGTGGGCGCGCTGTTCATCATCCCGATCATTCTGGTCTACACCTTCTGGAGCTACTACGTGTTCCGCGGCAAGATCAGCCATGAACACGGCTATCACTGAGGAGGGAGGACGCTATGCAAGATAAAACGGCAACCGCTGCGCCGGCGCCCTGGTGGAAACGCATCGGTTGGCTGGTGATCATCTGGAGCGCCAGCGTGCTGGGGCTGTTCGTGGTCGCCTCGCTGTTCCGCCTGCTGATGACCGCGGCGGGCATGAAGTCGCATTGACGCGGCGCCT is part of the Serratia marcescens genome and encodes:
- a CDS encoding DUF2474 domain-containing protein, producing MQDKTATAAPAPWWKRIGWLVIIWSASVLGLFVVASLFRLLMTAAGMKSH